DNA sequence from the Planctomycetota bacterium genome:
ACAGGCGTAGGTCGACAAATCAACCTCCTCGGGCCAACTTTTGAAATACAACGCGATATTGCCGGCCAGGCACAGTAGGGCAACCCAGAACAACGGCCCCCATAGGAAAATCGACAGAAAAAAGAACAAGAAGAAGCCACCCAGGCTCGCCCCGACAAAACTCGCCGGCGTCTCGAAGTGCCGGATCGTCCGGTCGTAGGCCTTGGGTTGAAGCCCTTCTTCCTTGCCACAGACGACGCATTGTTTGGGCAGCGCAACTTTCCACTGGCCTTCGTCGCAGTAAGGCTTGGACTGGTAGGTCACCAGCCGGTTGCGGAATTCGGGCGTGGCCATCCACTGCATCCAGACCCGCAGGTGGAGCCAAACGCGTTCGAGCGTCGGCTTGCTGTGTTCCCAGACTTTGTGGCCCAAGTGCGGACCTTTGGGCTCGGCGGGCGTGGGGGCTGGGGTCGGTGACAGCGCATCCATAGTGAAAAGCTGCTCAGGGTGATAACAATTCGCAGGGCGTTTCGGGGGCTAGAGTTTCCGCCTGGGCTTTGCTACTGTTTTATTGTATCTGGCCTCAGCTTGCTGCTGCTAGCGGCGGCCGCAAATGGCTGCTGCCGCCTGGGCTTCGGTCGCCGCTTGGCTTTGAGTTGGAGTCAGCGGGCGGGCCAATCGATCAGCAAGCCGCAGCCTACCAAGGTTAATACATCCTCGCCGAGCAATCACCATGAAGCAAGCCATTGCCGGAGTTGCCCCGCCGACCCTTGGTGAAGTGACCACGATGGTTACCTGGCCCAGCATGGCCTCGACCGCGATTGGTCGCTTCCTGGGGGGCTTGTTTCAGATTCGTTTCGGCGTCGGCAGCGTGCTGACCGTGGGCAACTTGCTGGCCCTGGCGACCATTCCGCTGACCATGACGATCTACCTGGTGCGGATTTTCCCCTGGTTCACGCGCCGCTATCGCTTGACCAACAAGCGTGTCGTCGTCGAACGGGGCTTGCCGCCGCGTGCAGAACGCTGGGTCGAATTGTCGAACTTCGACGCCATCGAAGTCGTCGTTCGCCCGGGCCAGGAGTGGTACCCGGCTGGCGATCTGATCTTTCGCAAGGGTCCGACCGAGACGCTGCGCCTGGAAGGGGTGCTACGGCCGGAAACCTTTCGGCAAACCTGCCTGAAAGCACAACGGGCGTTCGCAGGCGTCAGTCAAGCGTTGCAGAGCGCGTGACGAGCCTGATGCGGCAGGCAGAATGACCAATGACCAAATCGCAATGACCAAGTCCTGACGGAATTGGTCATTGGTGCTTGGACATTGTGGCTTAAGCGCAGCGCCAACTGGGTGCTAGCGAGACCCTCACGACGCTGCTATAATCCGACCTTCAGCAGCGCAAAAAAAGAGGGCCCTTGTTCGCCGGGACAAGGACCCTCACAGGCTGTCCGGATATACGTGGCGCGCGAGCACCAAGTCGATCCAGAGACCCACAGCCGTATTCAGCTATCGAACGCCTTGCGCACAGACTTTAGGTTATCGCTGGTTGATGCTCTGCGCCGACCGCGCGTGCCGTCACCGCCCGTCGTGGACAGCAAAGCTTAACAGGAAGGCTATGCGTCAAAGCTCTGAAGTGCTCTCGCCGCCCGTTGAAACACGCGAACAAAAACCCCAAAGCGACTGAGGAATCTTCATGACCTGGCTCGCGAAACTGGCCTTGGAAGACGGCAGCGTTTTTACCGGCGAGGGCTTTGGCGCTCAGGGGGAAGTTGACGGTGAGGTCTGCTTCAATACCTCGATGACCGGCTACCAGGAAATCCTCACCGATCCGAGTTATCGCGGACAAATTGTCACGATGACCTATCCGGAAATCGGCAACTACGGCATCAATCCCGACGACGTCGAAAGCGGCAAGCCCCACTTGGCCGGCTTTGTGGTGCGAAACCTCAGTCGCCGGGTCAGTAACTTCCGCGCGGAAGGGGCGCTCGATGAGTACCTGGCACGGCATGGCATCGTCGGCATCTCGGGCATCGACACCCGGGCGCTGGTGCGAACCATTCGCAGCCGTGGCGCCATGAAGGGGATTCTCAGCACCAAGGATCTGGACGATGCCAGCCTGGTACACAAAGCGCGAAAGAGTCCCGGCCTGGTCGGTCGCGATCTGGTGCGCGAGGTGATGCCTGAGCAATCGTGCGAGTGGGAAGAGCCGCTCCATCCGCTGGCCGTGTTGAGTCCGACGACGCCGGGAGACGAGCACTTCCACGTCGTGGCGCTCGACTATGGCATGAAGTGGAACATCGCACGCCACCTGGCCGACATGGGTTGCCGTGTGACCGTTATGCCCGGCCGCTCGACCGCCGAGCAGGTGCTGGCCCAGAATCCGGACGGCGTTTTCCTGTCGAACGGCCCCGGCGACCCCGAGCCGTTGACCTATGCCGTCGATACGATCCGCGATCTGGTGGGCAAGAAGCCGATCTTTGGCATTTGCCTGGGGCATCAACTGCTGAGCCTGGCGCTGGGGGCCCACACGTTCAAGCTCAAGTTCGGCCACCGGGGCGCGAACCAGCCCGTGTTCAACGAGCTGACCGGCACGGTTGAAATCACCTCGCAGAATCACGGCTTTGCCGTGGCCGAGGATTCGCTGCCGCCGTTCGTCGAAGTGACCCACCGCAATCTGAACGACGGCACGATTGAAGGGATTCGGCACAAAGAATTGCCGGCCTTCAGCGTGCAGTACCACCCCGAAGCCTCAGCCGGCCCGCACGACAGCAGCTACCTGTTCAACGAGTTCCGCGAAGCGATGACGGGACAGCTGCGGTAAAAGACTCGCCACGGAGGCACTGAGGCGCGGAGGGCAGCACGGAGGGGAATGAGAAAAGGAAGCGGAGCGCGCGGGCCTTTGGCCCTGCGGCTAATCGGGAACACGATATAAGGTTCCGCCTCCTTTCGACTCTTTTAATTCCTCTCTGACGTCCCCACTCGCCCCAGCCCCACTGCGCATTTTCCTCCGTGCAAATCTCCGGGTCTCAGTGCCTCCGTGGCTAATCTGACGGAGCACTCGTTAAAACTCGGCACTACCCGGCGTGCGGGGGAAGGGGATCACGTCGCGGATGTTCCCCATGCCGCTGATGAACTGAATGGCCCGTTCCAGTCCCAGGCCGAAGCCCGCGTGGGGCACCGTGCCGTAGCGCCGCAGGTCGGAATACCACCAGTAGTTCGCTGCCTCGAGCCCTTGCTCGGCCATCCGCTGTTCCAGCACGTCGAGCCGTTCTTCGCGCTGGCTGCCGCCGATGATCTCGCCCACCTTCGGGACCAGGATGTCCATCGCCCGGACCGTGCGGCCGTCGTCGTTCACGCGCATGTAAAACGGTTTGATCGTCCGCGGATAGTCATACAGGATCACCGGCCGGCCAAACTTCTTTTCGGCCAGGTAGCGTTCGTGTTCAGCCTGCAGGTCGCGGCCCCATTCGACCGGGTACTCAAACTTCTCGCCTGACTTCTCCAACAGCGAAACGGCCTCGGTGTATGACAGTCGCTCGAACTGGCTGTTCACAATCCCTTCGAGCGTGGCGATCACCGTGTTGTCGATGCGGGTGTTGAACAGTTGCATGTCCTCGCCGCAGCGGGCGAGCACATCGGCGAAGATTCGCTTCAGGAACTTCTCGGCAATGTCCATGTTGTCGGTCAGCTCGAAGAAAGCCATCTCCGGCTCGACCATCCAGAACTCGGCCAGATGCCGCGACGTGTTCGAGTTCTCGGCCCGGAACGTCGGGCCAAACGTGTAAATCTTGCCCAAAGCGCAGGCGAAGATTTCGCCTTGTAGTTGACCGCTGACGGTCAAGTACGCCGGCTTGTGGAAGAAATCGTGCGTGTAGTCGACCGCGCCGTTGGCCTTGGGCACTTTGCCCAGGTCCATCGTCGTGACGCGGAACATTTCGCCGGCCCCTTCACAGTCGCTGGCCGTGATGATCGGCGTGTGAATGTACAGAAAGCCCTGTTCCTGAAAGAATGCGTGGATCGACTGGCAAACCTGGTTGCGTACACGGGCGATCGCGCCGAACGTGTTGGTGCGCGGCCGCAAATGAGCAATCGTCCGCAGAAACTCCCACGAGTGCTGTTTCTTTTGCAGCGGGTAGGTTTCCTGGTCCGCGGTGCCATGCACCCGCACGGCCGAGGCGTGGACCTCGGTGGCTTGCCCCTTGGCTGGTGACGCCTTGACCAGCCCTTCAACGCTGATGCTGTAGCCAGCGCCCAGGTGCTTAAGCTCGGATTCGTAGTTCGACAGATTGCCGTCGGCGACGACCTGGATGTTGCCCAGACAGCTTCCGTCGTTCAGCTCGATGAAGCTGAAACCGGCCTTGCTGTCGCGCCGCGTACGGACCCAACCCTGCAGGAGCACTTGCTTGTCGACCGCTTCGGCTTGCCGCGCTTCGCGCACGCTCAGCTTTTCCATTCGGACCGTCCTTGTGGCGAACGCCTGGCCCGGCTTAACGATTGGGTTCGACGTGTGCCCGGACCAGCACGATCGTCTCGACGTCCTTCGCCCCCTTGCGCGGCAACAGCTTGCCCAGCAGCTTGGGCTTCTCGGCTTGCTCGATACTTTGCCGCGAAACGCCGGCCAGGACAAGTGTTTTGCCCGGCGGCAGTTCGCAATTGGCGTTCACCGCCATTTTGTGCAGCTTGGGGACGCTGATCCCGTTGACGCGCAGCCCTGCATCGTAGCGAGCTTCGTTGTTTTCCAGGTGAACCGCCAGCGCGATCTCGCCACCGGGCTTCACTTCGGGGGTC
Encoded proteins:
- the asnS gene encoding asparagine--tRNA ligase — encoded protein: MEKLSVREARQAEAVDKQVLLQGWVRTRRDSKAGFSFIELNDGSCLGNIQVVADGNLSNYESELKHLGAGYSISVEGLVKASPAKGQATEVHASAVRVHGTADQETYPLQKKQHSWEFLRTIAHLRPRTNTFGAIARVRNQVCQSIHAFFQEQGFLYIHTPIITASDCEGAGEMFRVTTMDLGKVPKANGAVDYTHDFFHKPAYLTVSGQLQGEIFACALGKIYTFGPTFRAENSNTSRHLAEFWMVEPEMAFFELTDNMDIAEKFLKRIFADVLARCGEDMQLFNTRIDNTVIATLEGIVNSQFERLSYTEAVSLLEKSGEKFEYPVEWGRDLQAEHERYLAEKKFGRPVILYDYPRTIKPFYMRVNDDGRTVRAMDILVPKVGEIIGGSQREERLDVLEQRMAEQGLEAANYWWYSDLRRYGTVPHAGFGLGLERAIQFISGMGNIRDVIPFPRTPGSAEF
- a CDS encoding PH domain-containing protein yields the protein MKQAIAGVAPPTLGEVTTMVTWPSMASTAIGRFLGGLFQIRFGVGSVLTVGNLLALATIPLTMTIYLVRIFPWFTRRYRLTNKRVVVERGLPPRAERWVELSNFDAIEVVVRPGQEWYPAGDLIFRKGPTETLRLEGVLRPETFRQTCLKAQRAFAGVSQALQSA
- the carA gene encoding glutamine-hydrolyzing carbamoyl-phosphate synthase small subunit; this encodes MTWLAKLALEDGSVFTGEGFGAQGEVDGEVCFNTSMTGYQEILTDPSYRGQIVTMTYPEIGNYGINPDDVESGKPHLAGFVVRNLSRRVSNFRAEGALDEYLARHGIVGISGIDTRALVRTIRSRGAMKGILSTKDLDDASLVHKARKSPGLVGRDLVREVMPEQSCEWEEPLHPLAVLSPTTPGDEHFHVVALDYGMKWNIARHLADMGCRVTVMPGRSTAEQVLAQNPDGVFLSNGPGDPEPLTYAVDTIRDLVGKKPIFGICLGHQLLSLALGAHTFKLKFGHRGANQPVFNELTGTVEITSQNHGFAVAEDSLPPFVEVTHRNLNDGTIEGIRHKELPAFSVQYHPEASAGPHDSSYLFNEFREAMTGQLR